Proteins encoded together in one Bacteroidales bacterium window:
- a CDS encoding nucleotidyltransferase family protein, with translation MTKILILMNDLDQILSFLATNKDRFQKDYHLTKIGVFGSIVRNEQNTNSDIDLIVEFEENTPDLFSIKKNLRAEIQNKFNRSVDLCREKYMHPFFKDSVIAEARYV, from the coding sequence TTGACCAAGATTTTAATTTTAATGAATGACCTTGATCAAATATTGAGTTTCCTGGCGACGAATAAGGATAGATTTCAAAAAGACTATCACCTTACCAAAATTGGTGTTTTCGGTTCTATTGTGCGTAATGAACAAAACACAAATAGTGACATTGACCTGATCGTTGAATTTGAGGAAAATACCCCTGACCTTTTTTCAATAAAAAAAAATCTGCGCGCTGAGATACAGAACAAATTCAATCGTTCCGTTGATCTTTGCAGGGAAAAATATATGCATCCATTCTTTAAAGATAGCGTAATTGCGGAAGCCAGATATGTCTAA
- a CDS encoding DUF86 domain-containing protein: MSKPSNKDFGCLLSILDSINKILDYTKNFETADEFYNNTLSFDATLMNFVVIGEMAEKLSNEFRSATESDIDWYKIKGFRNIIAHIYFGIDAEEVWQIIQDNLLELKEKVLEIMKS, from the coding sequence ATGTCTAAACCTTCTAATAAAGATTTTGGTTGCCTGTTAAGTATTCTTGATTCAATCAATAAAATCCTTGATTATACAAAGAATTTTGAAACAGCCGATGAGTTTTACAATAACACGCTTTCGTTTGATGCAACCCTGATGAATTTCGTAGTGATTGGAGAAATGGCTGAGAAATTGTCCAATGAATTCCGATCTGCTACAGAATCTGATATTGATTGGTACAAAATCAAAGGTTTTAGGAATATTATAGCTCATATTTACTTTGGAATAGATGCTGAAGAGGTTTGGCAAATTATTCAGGATAACCTTTTAGAATTGAAAGAAAAAGTTTTAGAAATAATGAAAAGTTAA